The Podospora pseudopauciseta strain CBS 411.78 chromosome 7 map unlocalized CBS411.78m_7.2, whole genome shotgun sequence genome contains a region encoding:
- a CDS encoding uncharacterized protein (COG:S; EggNog:ENOG503NW9G) produces MDPLNPMGDAQPAFQRRLSRLYNDTKRRSEFVQTSVQHPEADPEVRSLHRRLRIQKDRFVTWGLEWADPSQSAEVLIDSSLNKAGISELVSNIMSNIKEILAEAEPLWMSSRRLAGEIVEPAQPPRRGEKIQMVVWDKSKFEGLIRDLTDAIDTLYEVSRTRSSYASSAAVGGRPAKSSAAAEDLRPFASSRLQTPEQIDPKILTSLRSVQAAPMTEHDEKEKTHEIVFMDKQSYAKLTRTTAGARHTQSPLLLEYAPFSSLYSITGVSPPMHRFEKLFSGLQLEPQRPVQPGSWIGLPRLLGYFEDMENSRFGLIYQFPQKFNAVTFETLTQNPLNNLCTLADLLARPDFEPRLEAKFRLAANLANSVFDLHDRGITHGSIGDENISFCNAVGTDPEVSGITQGEVDIRRPLISSFDLFSETEPEYQEGPREFSLYKHPLDPRNSVQSPLTNNADSKTFDLYSLAMILLSIGLWTKLENLVPNMASPVLPESVLTQLGIRCGTLYMKAVQTLWSAVDQELSGTQTTDKIVERVEFKAGRYLEACCILDGVSNLEERLGDDLGDVRPEHARLNTPSIAGPSKDSQSEKPSASVLSAGQVQTEAKAADANETSTKPKLRLFKHVPLPPEEVERWNTNIMPQVNQALRHFYRKNPESVEISLESVGESPQKTKPTVLVVCQSTSLVKTILKKRLGNILAAAGLGLRVCTGRVIKSRRDAVGRSMAGPEEEVVAANPEHQQQPLNGASIGAWNQSHHLPPVSLGGMLTVDGRLYGMTVHHMLDEPGPDSGGKSGAPRSMAGPPGMTDLHAWYAQQYTNPSDSDQDTSSSSEYDAYDLSDADSDAFSESAITSDYSEEDDDDGGEYQESEPGDIPGIEPGCGDGYIITQPALDDVDAGFYPCLETQDEDHLDTYRVGEMYASSGIRRRREGGMNHEIDWALFEFFGERLPSGNLIPSLDPPRTKAQSQTTSSSICPTTVAPMSSLPGLGVQCMARTSGLQTGVILPAMVSVKIYGRVSPSETYQVSGTRPSPDQPRHPKQSSLPMGMPGDSGAWVVDGANGRVCGHILAWSERKKVAYICPMDVLILDIAETLEANEIRLPGGEVVYSREPLSAQYPMRSLTQRSARSDMSGWQRSEGDVGDDEGEEPSTPMARFAVRRHSSRRSQRSVVAGKRASYLSAKRQSQQATMESTVGEEELEHDEGVEVDISVGLANQLKAMNLPPGDSSLSSSEMMRKWGYA; encoded by the exons ATGgaccctctcaaccccatGGGTGATGCCCAGCCGGCCTTCCAGCGCCGGCTGAGCAGGCTATACAACGACACCAAAAGGAGATCCGAGTTTGTTCAGACCTCTGTCCAACACCCCGAAGCCGATCCCGAGGTCAGGTCGTTGCATCGAAGGCTCAGGATTCAGAAGGACCGTTTCGTCACCTGGGGTTTGGAATGGGCTGACCCTAGCCAGTCTGCCGAGGTCTTGATAGACTCGTCGTTGAACAAGGCCGGAATCAGCGAACTGGTTAGCAACATCATGTCCAACATCAAGGAAATTCTTGCCGAAGCCGAGCCACTCTGGATGAGTTCAAGACGACTGGCGGGAGAGATTGTTGAGCCAGCACAGCCACCTCGGAGGGGAGAAAAGATTCAGATGGTTGTCTGGGACAAGAGCAAGTTTGAAGGTTTGATCCGCGATCTTACCGATGCTATCGACACCCTCTACGAAGTATCCCGAACAAGATCATCATATGCAAGCTCTGCCGCCGTCGGGGGGCGGCCGGCCAAGTCCTCGGCGGCAGCAGAAGACCTGCGTCCCTTTGCGTCATCACGGCTACAAACCCCAGAGCAGATCGATCCCAAGATCTTGACCTCGTTGCGGTCGGTGCAGGCAGCGCCTATGACCGAGCACGACGAGAAGGAAAAAACCCACGAAATTGTCTTTATGGACAAGCAATCTTACGCCAAACTCACACGAACTACTGCTGGTGCACGCCACACCCAATCGCCACTTCTTCTTGAATATGCCCCTTTCAGCTCCCTATACTCTATCACGGGTGTCTCACCACCGATGCACCGCTTCGAGAAGCTGTTTTCTGGCCTTCAGCTTGAACCTCAAAGGCCGGTCCAGCCGGGATCGTGGATTGGGTTACCGCGTTTGTTGGGCTACTTTGAAGACATGGAAAACTCAAGATTCGGATTGATCTATCAGTTCCCCCAGAAGTTCAATGCCGTCACGTTTGAAACTTTGACCCAAAACCCCCTGAACAACCTCTGCACACTCGCCGACCTCCTGGCCCGCCCAGACTTTGAGCCTAGGCTTGAGGCCAAGTTCCGGCTCGCTGCCAATCTGGCAAACAGCGTCTTTGACCTGCATGACCGGGGCATCACTCATGGGAGCATCGGTGATGAAAACATCTCTTTTTGCAATGCCGTGGGCACTGACCCCGAAGTCAGTGGAATCACTCAAGGAGAGGTTGATATTCGCAGGCCTCTTATCTCTTCCTTTGATCTTTTTTCAGAGACAGAGCCAGAGTATCAGGAAGGTCCTAGAGAGTTCTCTTTGTACAAACACCCCCTTGACCCACGAAACAGTGTTCaatcccccctcaccaacaatGCCGACTCCAAGACCTTCGACCTCTACTCTCTCGCCATGATTCTTCTCTCGATTGGTCTCTGGACTAAACTTGAGAATCTTGTCCCTAACATGGCCTCGCCAGTGTTGCCCGAGTCCGTTCTCACTCAATTGGGTATCCGCTGTGGCACGCTTTACATGAAGGCAGTGCAGACATTGTGGTCTGCGGTGGACCAAGAGTTGAGTGGCACACAAACGACTGACAAAATTGTAGAACGGGTCGAATTCAAGGCTGGTCGATATCTGGAGGCATGCTGTATCTTGGATGGTGTCAGCAATCTTGAGGAGAGACTGGGAGATGACCTAGGGGATGTGCGCCCGGAGCACGCACGGCTGAACACACCATCGATCGCTGGACCTTCAAAGGACTCGCAATCAGAAAAGCCGTCCGCCTCTGTGTTATCAGCCGGCCAAGTCCAAACAGAAGCGAAGG CCGCCGACGCCAATGAAACATCAACCAAACCGAAGCTACGACTCTTCAAGCACGTGCCCCTACCACCCGAAGAGGTCGAGCGGTGGAACACCAACATCATGCCACAGGTCAACCAGGCCCTTCGGCACTTTTATCGAAAAAATCCCGAGTCAGTCGAAATTTCGCTGGAGTCTGTTGGAGAGAGTCctcaaaaaacaaaacccaCAGTTTTAGTGGTGTGCCAATCCACAAGCTTGGTCAAAACTATCCTGAAGAAGAGGCTTGGCAACATTTTGGCTGCGGCCGGCCTCGGGTTGAGGGTATGCACTGGCCGAGTCATCAAATCTCGCAGAGACGCTGTTGGGAGAAGCATGGCTGGtccagaagaggaggtggttgcGGCCAATCCAGaacaccaacagcaaccctTGAATGGGGCAAGCATCGGGGCATGGAACCAAAGTCACCATCTGCCACCTGTCAGCCTCGGAGGGATGCTCACAGTAGATGGCAGATTGTACGGCATGACGGTACACCATATGTTGGACGAACCGGGTCCCGATTCGGGAGGGAAGTCAGGTGCTCCAAGAAGCATGGCAGGGCCTCCCGGAATGACGGATCTCCATGCTTGGTACGCACAGCAGTACACAAATCCCAGCGACTCGGACCAAGATACCAGCAGCAGTTCCGAGTATGATGCCTACGACCTCTCTGATGCAGATTCTGATGCTTTTTCAGAGTCGGCCATCACTAGCGACTATTCggaggaagacgacgacgacggcggcgagTATCAGGAGAGTGAGCCGGGAGATATACCCGGCATTGAACCCGGTTGTGGGGACGGGTACATCATCACACAACCTGCCCTGGACGATGTGGATGCTGGTTTCTATCCTTGCCTGGAAACCCAGGATGAAGACCATCTCGACACGTACAGAGTTGGGGAGATGTATGCATCAAGTGGTATCCGACGTCgtagggaggggggaatgAACCACGAGATCGATTGGGCCCTTTTTGAATTCTTCGGCGAGCGACTGCCCTCTGGGAATTTGATTCCCTCCCTCGACCCGCCACGGACAAAAGCACAATCACAAACCACTTCGTCCAGCATTTGTCCTACAACTGTTGCACCTATGTCAAGCTTGCCGGGCCTAGGGGTTCAATGCATGGCACGCACTTCAGGCCTACAGACTGGTGTTATCCTCCCAGCTATGGTGTCCGTCAAGATTTATGGCCGGGTTTCGCCAAGCGAGACATATCAAGTGTCGGGAACCCGACCGTCTCCAGACCAGCCTCGTCACCCAAAACAGTCGTCGCTTCCGATGGGCATGCCGGGAGACTCGGGAGCATGGGTAGTTGATGGTGCGAATGGTCGAGTATGCGGGCATATTCTTGCCTGGAGTGAGCGCAAGAAGGTTGCTTACATCTGTCCAATGGATGTGCTGATTCTTGATATTGCCGAGACGTTGGAAGCCAATGAGATCCGTCTTCCGGGAGGTGAAGTTGTGTACTCGCGGGAGCCGCTGAGTGCTCAATATCCCATGAGGTCTTTGACGCAAAGGAGTGCAAGAAGTGACATGTCGGGCTGGCAACGTTCTGAGGGCGATGttggcgacgacgagggcgAAGAGCCATCTACCCCAATGGCTAGATTTGCCGTCAGGAGACACAGCAGCCGACGGTCTCAGAGGAGCGTGGTGGCCGGTAAGAGGGCATCTTACCTCTCGGCCAAAAGACAGAGCCAACAAGCAACGATGGAAAGCActgttggggaagaggagctggagcaCGATGAGGGGGTCGAGGTGGATATCAGTGTTGGGTTAGCTAATCAGCTCAAAGCAATGAACCTGCCTCCGGGAGACTCAAGCCTATCGTCATcagagatgatgaggaaatGGGGATATGCCTGA
- a CDS encoding uncharacterized protein (EggNog:ENOG503P12D; COG:K; COG:L), which translates to MVASVATGLHAEVKLVGNLAESRDRLLNNEHVQSFAVIKYDDYLMRIFSDNHIFAQVNEAVSQALTSLFNKFRFFEVKAFSQIGKIQSLFYQSHTPGQAKLRVDINIYGSAADADAVGLYLSSTAKLYLQDPEYDTENIEYLNRQLIHFPGFEEPKVFAGPRADFANKTSKTLQGLPQQQSRLHYIQYGGG; encoded by the exons ATGGTGGCTTCTGTTGCTACGGGACT CCATGCCGAAGTGAAGCTGGTTGGTAACCTGGCCGAGTCCAGAGACAGGCTTCTGAATAACGAGCATGTTCAGTCATTTGCTGTCATCAAATACGACGACTACTTGATGCGCATATTCTCAGATAATCACATATTCGCCCAGGTGAATGAGGCTGTATCACAAGCTCTCACTTCGCTGTTCAACAAGTTCAGGTTTTTCGAAGTGAAGGCGTTTTCCCAAATAGGGAAAATACAGAGCCTCTTTTACCAGTCACACACTCCTGGCCAGGCAAAGCTACGAGTGGACATCAACATATATGGATCTGctgccgatgccgatgccgtAGGGCTTTATCTCAGCAGCACTGCCAAGTTGTACCTTCAAGACCCCGAATATGACACCGAAAACATCGAGTATCTGAACAGGCAGTTGATTCACTTCCCCGGTTTTGAAGAACCTAAAGTCTTTGCCGGGCCCAGGGCGGATTTTGCTAACAAGACCAGCAAAACCTTGCAGGGT TTACCTCAACAGCAATCTCGTCTCCACTACATACAATACGGTGGCGGTTAG
- a CDS encoding uncharacterized protein (EggNog:ENOG503P12D; COG:K; COG:L), producing the protein MCGIPVPAFDAAPPKLRHGCEHVICPECIPSDDQRSANKTSCLYCGGHLSPKSDALTPNSGDDSNDKVDHFDLSRVSSKIEVLIHDLQQTPRDTKRYVGSARLAEVFENQAYTNSPSIVFSCWTRTLDLVALHLTRMKILHQRIDGRQTLAERQHNMSRFVSDEGTSVPVLLMTTGVGAFGLNLTAANHVYILEPQWNPSVESQALGRVARRGQKKTVPVTRYLVHGTVEIV; encoded by the exons ATGTGCGGGATACCGGTCCCTGCCTTTGATGCAGCACCTCCAAAACTCCGTCATGGCTGTGAGCATGTAATCTGTCCAGAGTGCATCCCCTCCGATGACCAGAGATCAGCGAACAAGACCTCGTGCTTGTATTGTGGTGGGCATTTAAGTCCAAAATCAGACGCCCTGACGCCAAATAGCGGTGACGACAGCAATGACAAGGTGGACCATTTCGATCTTTCACGAGTCTCATCGAAAATCGAAGTCCTGATCCACGACCTCCAGCAAACCCCAAGAGACACGAAGAGGTACGTCGGCTCTGCTAGACTAGCAGAAGTCTTTGAGAACCAAGCTTACACCAACTCACCTAGCATTGTATTTTCCTGCTGGACAAGAACCCTGGACCTGGTCGCACTCCATCTCACTCGGATGAAGATCCTTCATCAACGAATTGACGGCAGGCAAACACTGGCAGAAAGACAGCACAACATGAGCCGTTTTGTGTCTGACGAGGGCACCTCCGTTCCAGTTCTGCTCATGACTACCGGTGTCGGTGCATTCGG GCTCAACCTCACAGCTGCTAACCACGTCTACATTCTCGAGCCCCAGTGGAACCCAAGCGTCGAGAGTCAAGCCCTCGGTCGTGTTGCCCGCCGTGGTCAGAAGAAGACTGTCCCAGTCACGAGATACCTGGTTCATGGCACCGTGGAGATTGTATGA
- a CDS encoding uncharacterized protein (EggNog:ENOG503P23Y) produces MRRRGHTKSRRGCVQCKLRHVKCDEGRPACSLCTVSARQCSFMSEAPADSPSSSSLSRRRSLAGILTSSVTPRETSTLLSDTSRALYSPTPEGLLNLRHIHLLVHLTSSKDIFDFGATPHRASENSAALALALQKGLQDTYLLYQLLAFSARHLACLHSSQSETYLEQAIALQTHGVSLFNVAQLSQVDRSNCVSFLIYSGILGHHLLADALSFRDQPIDEFLAEYAWCARLHRGVRTIAASSWPLLMESELTGMLSWSQEYLLRKPTGQECSRIRVMVAASASLTGGERQACMEAINFLQVGFDSVLSADWEELGKEAGSKGNKHQMTYSWSVVVAPEFMALLVDKRPESLVVLGYFCVLLHYARETWQIRDAGRYVFEMVEQCLGEAWRCWLDWPRRMIASD; encoded by the exons ATGCGGCGCCGGGGCCACACCAAATCCCGGCGTGGCTGTGTGCAATG TAAATTGCGGCATGTAAAG TGTGACGAAGGCCGTCCAGCATGCTCACTTTGTACCGTTTCGGCAAGGCAATGCAGCTTCATGTCCGAAGCCCCGGCAGATAGCCCTTCTTCAAGTTCGTTATCTCGACGTCGCAGTCTCGCCGGGATTTTAACGTCCAGTGTCACCCCCCGGGAGACCTCCACACTTCTGTCTGATACAAGCCGGGCCTTATACAGCCCAACCCCCGAGGGGTTGCTCAATCTCCGTCATATTCACCTCCTGGTTCACCTGACATCCTCAAAGGACATCTTCGACTTCGGGGCCACCCCTCATCGGGCGTCCGAGAATTCAGCAGCTCTCGCTCTGGCCTTGCAAAAGGGTCTTCAGGACACCTATCTCCTCTACCAACTCCTTGCCTTTTCAGCTCGCCACCTTGCCTGCCTACATTCTTCTCAATCAGAAACCTACCTCGAGCAAGCCATAGCTCTGCAGACGCATGGCGTCTCTCTGTTCAACGTTGCCCAGCTATCCCAAGTCGACCGGTCCAACTGCGTGAGCTTTCTCATCTACTCTGGCATCCTCGGACATCACCTATTGGCTGATGCTCTCTCTTTCCGAGATCAACCGATCGATGAGTTCCTCGCCGAGTACGCCTGGTGTGCGCGTCTTCATCGTGGAGTGAGGACGATAGCTGCATCATCCTGGCCTCTGCTGATGGAGTCGGAGCTCACTGGGATGCTGTCTTGGAGTCAGGAGTATTTGCTTCGAAAACCGACTGGGCAGGAGTGCTCTCGAATCAGAGTGATGGTTGCCGCATCAGCATCGTTGACCGGGGGCGAAAGACAGGCGTGCATGGAGGCGATCAATTTCCTTCAGGTTGGGTTCGATTCAGTACTGTCTGCCGACTGGGAGGAGCTTGGGAAAGAGGCCGGAAGCAAGGGGAACAAGCACCAGATGACTTATTCGTggtctgtggtggtggccccCGAGTTCATGGCTTTGTTGGTGGACAAACGACCCGAgtcgctggtggtgttgggttATTTTTGTGTGCTGCTGCATTATGCGAGGGAGACTTGGCAGATAAGAGACGCGGGGAGGTATGTTTTCGAGATGGTCGAGCAGTGTCTTGGTGAGGCTTGGAGGTGTTGGCTTGACTGGCCTCGAAGGATGATTGCAAGCGATTAG
- a CDS encoding uncharacterized protein (EggNog:ENOG503NYGY), giving the protein MSSRLPARIVPRATRVARTTKSTPRRFQSTASSTTQAAANAAPSGTGHFASGVAGGIAGAALLYGIYTMTPSGKMMKTMNATVKETNKKYEQLAATLKNKTPSTDEALGKVKEVCYSYAGWVPGGRQYVDVAFKDIEDIRDANKEEVDKLVAETYREFQSITAAGLTLEAASRSWEALQKLSQRIANLSANASEQLLDNHPQLKEKFGGSFDTLKQMGSQYGPEAKKVVDDTWKQVNDIIKGGFTAENANKVRKLVEEKTQQVRKMGDQVWDKGLETAKPYLDKSPAVRDLINNNKDILKQGNASELFSKIKSISESGDSSKLEDYVKQAVNKAKESGDTGKSWTSSIVGGSTGFGVLSQFLGSSSEGVTQKVKDNIGVLSEVYKKHSEEGQKLLEETQEDLRKLLEEKAKKAQKIADAAAKGQ; this is encoded by the coding sequence ATGTCGTCCAGACTTCCCGCCCGCATCGTACCCCGCGCGACTCGCGTGGCTCGCACCACCAAATCCACCCCTCGTCGTTTCCAGTCCACAGCTTCTTCCACCACACAAGCCGCAGCCAATGCCGCCCCCAGCGGGACAGGTCACTTCGCTTCCGGCGTTGCTGGCGGTATCGCCGGCGCTGCCCTCCTCTATGGAATTTACACCATGACCCCATCGggcaagatgatgaagacgatgaaCGCAACCGTCAAGGAGACCAACAAGAAGTATGAACAGCTCGCCGCCACCCTCAAGAACAAGACTCCCTCCACCGATGAGGCTCTcggcaaggtcaaggaggtCTGCTACTCATATGCTGGCTGGGTACCAGGAGGCCGCCAGTATGTCGATGTTGCCTTCAAGGATATTGAAGACATTCGGGACGCGAAcaaggaagaggttgacaAGCTCGTTGCCGAGACATACAGAGAGTTTCAGAGCATCACGGCTGCCGGCCTGACTCTCGAGGCCGCTTCCCGCAGCTGGGAGGCCCTGCAAAAGCTGAGCCAGAGAATTGCCAACCTCAGCGCGAATGCTTCGGAGCAACTGCTCGATAACCACCCtcagctcaaggagaagtTTGGCGGCTCCTTCGACACCCTGAAGCAGATGGGCTCTCAGTACGGACCAGAGGCTAAGAAGGTCGTGGACGACACATGGAAGCAGGTgaacgacatcatcaagggTGGCTTCACCGCCGAGAATGCCAACAAGGTGCGGAAGTTGGTCGAGGAGAAGACACAGCAGGTGCGCAAGATGGGTGATCAGGTCTGGGACAAGGGCTTGGAAACCGCCAAGCCTTATCTTGACAAGAGCCCTGCGGTCAGAGACCTGATCAACAATAACAAGGACATCCTCAAGCAAGGAAATGCCTCGGAGCTGTTTTCCAAAATCAAGAGCATCTCCGAGAGCGGTGACTCGAGCAAGCTGGAAGACTATGTGAAGCAGGCCGtcaacaaggccaaggagtCCGGGGACACGGGCAAGAGCTGGACCAGTTCTATTGTGGGAGGAAGCACTGGTTTCGGTGTGCTGAGCCAGTTCCTTGGTTCGTCATCCGAGGGCGTAACACAGAAGGTCAAGGACAACATTGGTGTCTTGTCCGAGGTGTATAAGAAGCATTCGGAAGAGGGTCAAaagttgttggaggagacaCAGGAGGACTTGCGCAAgctgttggaggagaaggcgaagaaggcccAAAAGATTGCcgatgctgctgccaaggGGCAATGA
- a CDS encoding uncharacterized protein (COG:V; EggNog:ENOG503NWWM), translated as MPYHPSSPTPMTTGVPGAIVAMTGQAGFSQPKKRYIDVLSEDLLDVSETSSYLMGALEDIIVNFPPRSRYPHEALQGLWSGPTGIAYLLLQVSARLPDLIVSGQPALHWAQCYIAGSRGHNLRLGSHGCGVSDERLAFEAVRAALTKDLSHVRDFVATVEQVAEVAEFPDENLYGRGGTLYLLRMVKHWVGADKCGKIIDPAMAEIANTILNNGLGSPGKNGGPREDGRAKWSWHGTRYLGAVHGDIGIITQVVLSMPNLADRVERVLEKLLMMQQHDGNWPSSEGHTSPGKGLVQFCHGAPGFVISLCSLRPYFPRLQDKIDGALKRARQCIWTQGLLKKEPNLCHGIFGNALCFPPGPQRQHFLAVATPENVAHMKCSDTTGTVFERADYGRSYSTLTSYAPCAVWTWLVARESDPIMLGYNDV; from the exons ATGCCGTACCACCCTTCGTCCCCGACGCCGATGACCACGGGGGTGCCGGGAGCCATCGTGGCCATGACGGGTCAGGCTGGCTTCTCCCAGCCCAAGAAGCGATACATCGACGTCCTCTCGGAGGACCTCCTCGACGTCAGCGAGACTAGCAGCTACCTGATGGGTGCGCTCGAAGACATCATCGTCAACTTCCCTCCTCGAAGCCGATACCCGCACGAAGCTCTGCAGGGCCTCTGGTCTGGCCCCACGGGCATCGCGTACCTCCTGCTTCAGGTCAGCGCCAGACTCCCAGATTTGATCGTATCCGGTCAGCCGGCCTTGCACTGGGCTCAGTGCTATATTGCTGGGTCTAGGGGACACAACTTGCGGTTGGGCAGCCACGGTTGCGGGGTGTCGGATGAAAGACTAGCATTTGAAGCTGTCAGAGCTGCCCTGACAAAGGATCTCAGCCACGTCAGGGACTTTGTTGCGACAGTGGAGCAGGTCGCCGAAGTGGCCGAATTTCCAGACGAAAACCTGtatgggaggggagggacgTTGTATCTGCTGAGAATGGTGAAGCATTGGGTCGGTGCTGATAAGTGCGGCAAGATTATTGACCCTGCTATGGCTGAGATTGCCAACACCATCCTGAATAACGGGCTGGGGTCACCAGGGAAGAACGGAGGTCCCCGTGAAGATGGACGAGCAAAATGGAGCTGGCACGGAACACGGTACTTGGGAGCAGTGCATGGAGACATTGGCATCATTACTCAAGTGGTGCTCTCCATGCCAAATTTGGCAGacagggtggagagggtgctggagaagttgttgatgatgcagCAGCACGATGGGAACTGGCCCAGCAGTGAAGGTCATACGAGCCCTGGGAAAGGTTTGGTTCAATTTTGCCACGGCGCGCCAGGGTTCGTGATATCGCTTTGCTCTTTGCGGCCATATTTCCCACGACTACAGGACAAGATCGACGGAGCGCTCAAAAGGGCAAGGCAATGTATCTGGACGCAGGGGTTGTTGAAAAAGGAGCCCAACTTGTGCCATGGAATATTTGGCAATGCTTT ATGTTTTCCGCCCGGCCCACAGCGACAGCACTTTCTGGCAGTCGCTACACCTGAGAATGTGGCCCACATGAAGTGCTCAGATACAACCGGCACGGTATTCGAAAGGGCTGATTACGGACGATCATACTCAACCTTGACCAGCTACGCTCCCTGCGCGGTTTGGACCTGGCTAGTCGCGAGGGAATCAGACCCTATCATGTTGGGGTATAACGATGTCTAG
- a CDS encoding uncharacterized protein (COG:G; EggNog:ENOG503NVX1; CAZy:GH10) yields MHLPTAASLLLSALPLAVATPTPGHGHKEKGLNTYAKEAGLKYFGAATDSPGFRERAGYEAQYPKYDQIMWKSDEFGQTTPTNGQKWLFTEPQQGVFNYTEGNIVTSLAKKHGKYLRCHALVWHSQLAPWVEAKTDWTKDELRAVIVNHVTRVAKAWKGQCYAWDVVNEALEEDGSYRKSVFYNVLGEEYIKLAFATAAKVDPKAKLYYNDYNLEWPHAKTEGTQRIVKMLQKAKIRIDGVGLQAHLIAEQAPTLDQHIDAIKGFTKLGVEVALTELDIRLQVPANATNLAQQKEAYKNAVGACVQVKGCIGVTIWDFYDPFSWVPYVFPGEGAPLLWFEDWSKHPAYYGVQEALKNGTKKGKPGKWW; encoded by the exons ATGCATCTCCCGACAGCTGCCTCGCTCCTCCTCTCAGCGCTGCCTCTCGCAGTTGCCACCCCTACTCCTGGCCACGGCCACAAGGAGAAGGGTCTCAACACCTACGCCAAAGAGGCCGGTCTGAAGTACTTTGGTGCTGCCACCGACTCGCCCGGTTTCCGTGAGCGGGCTGGCTATGAGGCTCAGTATCCCAAGTATGACCAGATCATGTGGAAGTCGGACGAGTTCGGCCAGACCACGCCTACCAACGGACAAAAG TGGCTCTTCACCGAACCACAGCAGGGCGTCTTCAACTATACCGAGGGCAACATTGTTACCTCCCTCGCGAAGAAGCACGGCAAATATCTCCGCTGCCACGCCCTCGTCTGGCACTCTCAGCTCGCCCCCTGGGTTGAGGCCAAGACCGACTGGACCAAGGACGAGCTCCGCGCTGTTATCGTCAACCACGTCACGCGCGTTGCGAAGGCCTGGAAGGGTCAGTGCTACGCTTGGGATGTTGTGAACGAGGcgctcgaggaggatggaagCTACCGCAAGTCCGTCTTCTACAACGTCCTGGGCGAGGAGTACATCAAGCTCGCTTTCGCGACCGCTGCCAAGGTCGACCCCAAGGCCAAGCTGTACTACAACGATTACAACTT GGAGTGGCCCCATGCCAAGACTGAGGGCACCCAGCGCATTGTCAAGATGCTCCAGAAGGCCAAGATCAGAATCGACGGTGTTGGCCTCCAGGCTCACTTGATTGCTGAGCAGGCCCCTACTCTCGACCAGCACATTGACGCCATCAAGGGCTTCACCAAGCTCGGCGTTGAGGTTGCCCTTACCGAGTTGGACATTCGCCTGCAGGTGCCCGCCAACGCCACCAACCTTGCTCAGCAGAAGGAGGCTTACAAGAAC GCTGTTGGCGCTTGCGTCCAGGTCAAGGGCTGCATCGGTGTCACCATCTGGGATTTCTATGACCCCTTCAGCTGGGTGCCCTATGTTTTCCCCGGCGAGGGTGCTCCCCTCCTCTGGTTTGAGGACTGGAGCAAGCACCCCGCCTACTACGGCGTGCAGGAGGCTCTCAAGAACGGcaccaagaagggcaagcCTGGCAAGTGGTGGTAA
- a CDS encoding uncharacterized protein (EggNog:ENOG503PGB2) — MPCSTCFTSGTPCIMAPESSRCAECVRRKILCDGSDVGSALTRTMEEQDRLEREEQRLEDQLSQLTAQLIRVKRTRRSLRAREERLFARGIQEEDAQVAQSAAAAPPASSPGAPARPDAAQDTVPWSPHVPDPSLGLNWPSDLSFDPSVVGPSFLATLDTASGAPSTSQGA, encoded by the exons ATGCCGTGTTCTACCTGTTTTACCTCCGGGACCCCTTGCATCATGGCTCCCGAGTCCTCACGGTGCGCCGAGTGCGTGCGCCGTAAGATTCTATGTGACGGGTCTGATGTTGGCTCCGCCC TGACCCGAACGATGGAAGAGCAGGATAGGCTCGAGCGTGAGGAGCAAAGGCTTGAAGACCAGCTCTCGCAACTGACTGCCCAGCTTATCCGGGTAAAACGAACACGCCGCTCCCTCCGTGCTCGCGAGGAGCGTCTCTTCGCGCGGGGTAtccaggaggaggatgcccaGGTGGCACAGTCTGCCGCTGCGGCGCCCCCTGCTTCTTCGCCGGGTGCTCCTGCGCGGCCGGACGCCGCTCAGGATACCGTTCCGTGGTCTCCTCACGTCCCGGACCCTTCCTTAGGCCTTAACTGGCCTTCCGATCTTTCCTTCGATCCTAGCGTGGTtggtccttccttcctcgctACGTTAGATACCGCCAGTGGTGCGCCTTCCACTTCCCAAGGTGCCTGA